One region of Collinsella aerofaciens ATCC 25986 genomic DNA includes:
- a CDS encoding tyrosine recombinase XerC, whose amino-acid sequence MAFDLYDTVDSFIAYIARVEGLSPNTVTAYGSRLERFAVWCERENIDAFAADVRTIRRYLAELSREQVAPRTLAAHLSAIRSLYRWMAAEGIVEGDAVSAIASPKLPRDLPGVLTTQQVEALLKTPDTSTPAGLRDAAMLELLYASGARISELAALNVESIGWSERTLRLWGKGSKERIVPLYRRALEATRLYIEEGRPELLAQAKRRDPATGPHPLLISARGNRMSAAMLRRRFHTLATLAGIPADIAPHAMRHTFATDLLEGGADLRSVQELLGHASLSTTQIYTHLTPDRLKRAVAQAHPRGE is encoded by the coding sequence ATAGCCTTTGACCTGTACGACACCGTCGACTCGTTTATCGCCTATATCGCACGTGTTGAGGGACTTTCTCCCAACACGGTGACGGCCTATGGCTCGAGGCTAGAGCGCTTTGCTGTCTGGTGCGAGCGCGAGAATATTGATGCTTTCGCTGCCGACGTGCGCACCATTCGTCGCTATCTTGCCGAGCTTTCGCGTGAGCAGGTGGCTCCCCGAACGCTTGCGGCGCACCTGTCGGCTATTCGATCTCTCTATCGCTGGATGGCTGCCGAGGGGATTGTCGAGGGCGATGCGGTCTCGGCGATCGCATCGCCCAAGCTGCCACGTGACCTGCCGGGCGTCCTTACGACCCAGCAGGTTGAGGCGCTGCTCAAGACGCCTGATACCTCGACGCCCGCGGGACTGCGCGATGCGGCGATGCTTGAGTTGCTCTATGCCTCCGGCGCGCGAATCTCGGAGCTCGCGGCGCTCAACGTGGAGTCTATTGGTTGGTCCGAGCGAACGCTGCGACTTTGGGGCAAGGGGAGCAAGGAGCGTATCGTCCCTCTGTATCGTCGCGCACTCGAGGCGACGCGTCTCTATATTGAGGAGGGGAGGCCGGAGTTGCTCGCTCAGGCAAAGCGCCGTGACCCCGCTACCGGGCCGCATCCGCTGCTTATATCGGCGCGCGGCAATCGCATGAGTGCCGCCATGCTCAGGCGGCGGTTCCATACGCTGGCGACGCTCGCCGGCATTCCGGCCGACATTGCCCCGCATGCGATGCGCCATACCTTTGCGACCGATTTGCTCGAGGGCGGTGCGGACCTGCGCTCGGTTCAAGAGCTGCTAGGTCATGCGAGCCTGTCCACGACGCAGATCTACACGCATCTCACACCCGATCGGCTTAAGCGGGCTGTGGCTCAAGCCCATCCCCGCGGCGAATAG
- the trmFO gene encoding methylenetetrahydrofolate--tRNA-(uracil(54)-C(5))-methyltransferase (FADH(2)-oxidizing) TrmFO: MQFDQVTVIGGGLAGSECAIQLADRGFAVKLCEMRPQVSSPAHHTDHLAELVCSNSFKSTRPDSAAGLLKAELERMGSVLLDCAHRAAVPAGGALAVDRVKFSELVEAEVAARPNIEVVHGEVTQIPEGHVVIAAGPLCSPALSEEVMKLVGGDALAFFDAAAPIVDASTLDMDVLFSQSRYEEQGSGDYLNAPLNKEEYEAFIEALTTADRVVLKDFEGGDLFQACQPAEEVARTGKDAIRFGAMKPVGLTDPRTGRRPWAAIQLRAENKEKTAYNLVGFQTNLTFGEQKRVFHMVPGLENAEFFRYGVMHRNTFVDAPHVLDSTFAVPGTGVRLAGQITGTEGYMEAVATGLLAALNTYAEAIGAAGVELPRVGALGALVGYATDPATVGYQPMHVNFGLVPPLEDGKRRSKRDRYQAYADRALEALDAYLATRSDLFGGDRS, translated from the coding sequence ATGCAGTTCGATCAGGTGACAGTTATCGGTGGCGGTCTGGCGGGTTCGGAGTGCGCGATCCAGCTGGCAGATCGCGGTTTTGCCGTAAAGCTGTGCGAGATGCGCCCCCAGGTGAGCTCCCCGGCTCACCATACCGATCACCTGGCAGAGCTCGTCTGCTCGAATTCGTTTAAGTCGACCCGTCCGGATTCCGCGGCTGGTTTGCTGAAGGCCGAGCTTGAGCGCATGGGTTCAGTCCTGCTCGATTGCGCCCATCGCGCGGCTGTTCCCGCCGGTGGCGCCTTGGCGGTCGACCGCGTCAAGTTTTCCGAGCTTGTCGAGGCCGAGGTTGCCGCTCGTCCCAATATCGAGGTCGTGCACGGTGAGGTCACACAGATTCCCGAGGGTCACGTGGTCATTGCCGCGGGCCCGCTGTGTTCACCGGCGCTGAGCGAAGAGGTTATGAAGCTCGTCGGTGGCGATGCCCTGGCATTCTTTGATGCGGCGGCGCCGATCGTCGATGCCTCCACGCTCGATATGGACGTGCTGTTCTCGCAGTCGCGCTACGAGGAGCAGGGGAGCGGCGACTATCTCAACGCTCCGCTCAACAAGGAGGAGTACGAGGCCTTTATCGAGGCGCTTACCACGGCCGACCGCGTGGTGCTCAAAGACTTTGAGGGCGGCGATCTGTTCCAGGCCTGCCAGCCTGCCGAGGAAGTTGCGCGCACCGGCAAGGACGCCATTCGCTTTGGCGCCATGAAGCCCGTCGGCCTCACCGACCCGCGTACCGGACGTCGCCCCTGGGCGGCGATTCAGCTGCGTGCCGAGAACAAGGAGAAGACCGCCTATAACCTGGTGGGCTTCCAGACCAACTTGACCTTTGGCGAGCAGAAGCGCGTCTTCCATATGGTGCCGGGCCTGGAGAACGCTGAGTTCTTCCGCTACGGTGTCATGCACCGCAATACCTTTGTCGACGCCCCTCACGTGCTCGATAGCACCTTTGCCGTGCCCGGTACCGGCGTGCGCCTGGCCGGTCAGATCACCGGCACCGAGGGGTACATGGAAGCCGTGGCGACAGGTCTGCTCGCGGCGCTCAACACCTATGCCGAGGCTATCGGTGCCGCGGGCGTCGAGTTGCCGCGTGTGGGCGCCCTGGGTGCGCTCGTGGGCTATGCGACCGATCCTGCCACCGTGGGCTATCAGCCTATGCATGTCAACTTTGGCCTGGTGCCGCCACTCGAGGATGGTAAGCGCCGCAGCAAACGCGACCGCTATCAGGCTTATGCGGATCGCGCCCTCGAGGCCCTTGATGCCTACTTGGCCACGCGCTCCGACTTGTTTGGAGGCGACCGGTCATAG
- a CDS encoding DNA-processing protein DprA, which translates to MMAEGTFELHPGDALYPETVLELSDVPQTLYVRGNPEVLSTPALSIIGARKASPYGLAVAELAAKVAVEAGVTVVSGGAVGCDQASGWAAVNAGGKHVVVLGTGTDVVYPRSSAGLITRTLDTGGAVVSISPWGMGPRKFAFPRRNRVIAALSQALFVSEAGMPSGTFSTAEAAMDLGRELLAVPGSILSPESRGTNYLIANGACCIVDEESIEMAISRIYGTLRYSRPDAPGIADLDPTQQTVIHALIASPLKVDDIAALVSLDAVGVLKLLGSLELEGLIERMMDGRYAPSKFALHAQTPFGHNGKRVN; encoded by the coding sequence ATGATGGCCGAGGGGACCTTCGAGCTGCATCCAGGTGATGCGTTGTATCCCGAGACCGTTTTGGAGCTTTCTGATGTACCCCAGACGCTTTATGTGCGCGGCAACCCCGAGGTGCTTTCGACGCCCGCGCTCTCCATCATCGGCGCGCGAAAGGCCTCGCCGTATGGTCTTGCCGTGGCAGAGCTTGCGGCAAAGGTTGCGGTCGAGGCGGGAGTGACGGTAGTTTCGGGCGGCGCGGTCGGTTGTGACCAAGCCTCGGGTTGGGCTGCGGTCAACGCCGGCGGCAAACACGTCGTGGTGCTGGGGACGGGCACCGACGTGGTCTACCCGCGTTCGAGCGCGGGGCTTATTACACGCACGCTCGATACGGGTGGCGCGGTCGTGTCGATCTCTCCGTGGGGCATGGGGCCGCGCAAGTTTGCCTTTCCGCGCCGCAATCGCGTGATCGCGGCCCTGTCGCAAGCCCTCTTTGTATCCGAGGCGGGTATGCCTTCCGGGACGTTTTCTACAGCCGAGGCTGCTATGGATTTGGGGCGCGAACTTCTTGCCGTGCCGGGGTCGATCCTATCGCCCGAGTCGCGTGGCACGAATTACCTCATTGCGAACGGTGCCTGCTGCATTGTCGACGAGGAGTCCATCGAGATGGCTATCTCTCGCATATACGGCACCCTGCGCTACTCGCGCCCCGATGCTCCCGGCATTGCCGACCTGGATCCAACGCAGCAGACCGTGATACATGCGCTCATCGCCTCTCCGCTCAAGGTCGACGACATCGCTGCGCTCGTCTCGCTCGATGCTGTCGGCGTACTCAAACTCTTGGGTTCGCTTGAACTCGAGGGTCTTATCGAGCGCATGATGGATGGAAGGTATGCGCCCTCCAAGTTTGCCCTTCACGCCCAGACACCCTTCGGTCACAATGGAAAACGTGTCAATTAG
- a CDS encoding YifB family Mg chelatase-like AAA ATPase codes for MAFETFAVHAACIRGVEAIPVTVEVSLAGGVPGIQMLGIPSMEVMESRGRIRCAMRSAGFEIPRSGITVNLAPGDIRKTGSGFDLPIAIAVLAADGQIPRDNLDRCLIAGELGLDGTVLPVKGEVAFQLLARDMGLSFIAGRSDQHVPLAGVDCGFIDHLSQLAHGMGDAARHYLDSEGVEATFEPELDYADVLGQEVAKRGMALAAAGELGLLMIGSPGSGKTMLARRMTGILPELSVEDQQEALCIHSVLGENIDGLLAGHRPFRSPHHSISTAGLIGGGRPVHPGEISLAHGGVLFLDELAEFPTGVLQTLRQPIERGYVRIVRVDGAFTFPSRFQLLAASNPCPCGFLGDREVPCRCSAAMVERYRSKLRGPLADRIDMMIDVTRPDPQVIIEGAEGMSSAELRDYVVRGRAFRAWRESRMDDADAEAEDDETRSIDGVVSTFELDDAAEKCVLGLSKRTHLTGRGIVRLVRIARTIADVAESEQVTQDHVLEAAMYQGRRDQ; via the coding sequence ATGGCGTTCGAGACGTTTGCCGTTCACGCGGCCTGCATCCGCGGCGTCGAGGCGATTCCCGTCACGGTCGAGGTCTCGCTTGCTGGTGGCGTTCCGGGCATCCAGATGCTCGGCATTCCGAGTATGGAGGTGATGGAGTCACGCGGTCGTATTCGCTGCGCGATGCGCTCCGCCGGGTTCGAGATCCCACGCTCGGGCATTACCGTTAACCTGGCACCCGGCGATATCCGCAAGACCGGTAGCGGCTTTGACCTGCCCATTGCCATCGCGGTTCTAGCGGCCGATGGGCAGATTCCCCGTGACAACCTCGATCGCTGCCTTATCGCAGGTGAGCTTGGTCTGGACGGTACGGTGCTTCCCGTCAAGGGCGAGGTTGCGTTTCAGCTGCTGGCTCGCGACATGGGGCTGTCTTTTATCGCCGGCAGGTCCGACCAGCATGTGCCGCTTGCTGGCGTTGACTGCGGATTTATCGATCATCTGTCTCAGCTTGCTCATGGTATGGGCGATGCCGCGCGGCACTACCTGGATTCTGAGGGCGTCGAGGCGACCTTTGAGCCTGAGCTCGACTATGCCGACGTACTGGGGCAGGAAGTCGCCAAGCGCGGCATGGCGCTTGCGGCGGCAGGAGAACTCGGCTTGCTCATGATCGGGTCCCCGGGATCGGGCAAGACGATGCTCGCGCGTCGTATGACCGGCATCCTGCCCGAGCTTTCCGTTGAGGATCAACAGGAGGCGCTGTGCATCCATTCGGTTTTGGGTGAGAACATTGATGGCTTGTTGGCGGGGCACCGGCCCTTCCGCAGTCCCCATCACAGTATTTCAACGGCGGGCCTCATTGGCGGAGGACGCCCGGTGCACCCAGGTGAGATCAGCCTTGCTCATGGCGGCGTGCTCTTTTTGGACGAGCTTGCCGAGTTTCCCACGGGCGTACTGCAGACGCTGCGTCAGCCTATCGAGCGCGGCTACGTGAGGATCGTACGCGTCGATGGGGCTTTTACCTTCCCGTCGCGCTTTCAGCTGCTGGCTGCGAGCAATCCCTGCCCCTGCGGCTTTTTGGGCGATCGCGAGGTACCGTGTCGCTGCTCGGCGGCGATGGTCGAGCGCTATCGGTCTAAACTGCGCGGTCCTTTGGCCGACCGTATCGACATGATGATCGATGTGACCCGTCCCGACCCTCAAGTGATTATCGAGGGCGCAGAGGGTATGTCGTCGGCCGAGTTACGTGACTACGTTGTGCGCGGTCGCGCTTTTCGCGCTTGGCGCGAATCCCGTATGGACGATGCAGATGCCGAGGCCGAGGATGACGAGACGCGGTCCATTGACGGCGTCGTTTCGACCTTTGAGCTTGATGATGCTGCCGAGAAATGCGTACTCGGCCTATCCAAACGCACGCATCTCACAGGGCGTGGCATCGTGCGCCTGGTTCGCATTGCGCGTACGATCGCAGATGTCGCCGAGAGCGAGCAAGTGACGCAGGACCACGTGCTCGAGGCGGCGATGTACCAGGGAAGGAGGGACCAATGA
- a CDS encoding YraN family protein, with protein sequence MSAASKKSKTQQLKERWENGELDCGAMTPEFIKGLSPRELGMLGELITIDYFNERGYTLLEQGYRCTEGEADLVLLDELDDVVVMAEVKTRRVALDCNTRVFPEEAVDAQKQRRYRRIASCYLMEHYPLKAIRFDAVGVTIRGGHIAEIEHQYNAFDWQVS encoded by the coding sequence ATGAGTGCCGCAAGCAAAAAGAGCAAGACGCAGCAGCTCAAGGAGCGTTGGGAAAACGGCGAGCTCGACTGCGGGGCGATGACGCCCGAGTTTATCAAGGGACTCAGTCCCCGCGAGCTGGGCATGCTGGGCGAGCTGATCACCATCGACTACTTTAACGAGCGCGGCTACACCTTGCTGGAGCAGGGTTATCGTTGCACCGAGGGCGAGGCCGATCTGGTGCTGCTCGATGAGCTCGACGATGTCGTGGTGATGGCCGAGGTCAAGACCAGACGTGTCGCACTGGATTGCAACACGCGGGTCTTTCCCGAGGAGGCCGTGGACGCCCAAAAGCAACGCCGCTACCGCCGCATCGCAAGTTGCTATCTCATGGAGCATTATCCTCTCAAGGCGATTCGCTTCGATGCCGTGGGTGTCACCATTCGCGGCGGGCATATCGCCGAGATCGAGCACCAGTACAACGCGTTCGATTGGCAGGTGTCGTGA
- a CDS encoding ribonuclease HII, which produces MANMTSSVSASQVAGELASATFEEIPALVEHYREDPRQQVIKACERALKRHAKELAERERVNGMYELMHELGGDGVVVGVDEVGRGSVAGPLTVCAVCLPMEPRVWGINDSKKLTPARRELLSVKIAEVATAIGFCHIAPKDIDEMGMARAIRTAVAGAVADTGLEPDCVLMDGNPLGAVPNERDVVKGDAKIACIAAASIMAKVTRDEMMVEYDAEYPEYHLAESKGYASPEHIEAIRKHGLCPLHRVSFCGNFLQTERLF; this is translated from the coding sequence ATGGCCAATATGACGAGCTCGGTTTCGGCATCGCAAGTTGCCGGCGAGCTGGCGAGCGCTACGTTTGAGGAGATTCCCGCCCTCGTGGAGCATTATCGCGAGGACCCGCGCCAGCAGGTGATCAAGGCTTGTGAACGCGCCCTCAAACGCCATGCCAAGGAACTTGCCGAGCGCGAGCGCGTCAATGGCATGTACGAGCTTATGCATGAGCTTGGCGGCGATGGGGTGGTCGTTGGTGTCGACGAGGTGGGTCGCGGATCGGTGGCCGGTCCTTTGACGGTATGCGCCGTCTGCCTTCCTATGGAGCCGCGCGTCTGGGGCATCAACGATTCCAAAAAGCTCACGCCTGCGCGCCGCGAGTTGCTCTCAGTGAAGATTGCCGAGGTGGCGACGGCGATCGGTTTTTGCCATATTGCGCCTAAGGATATCGATGAGATGGGCATGGCCCGTGCTATCCGTACCGCCGTTGCGGGCGCCGTGGCCGATACGGGACTTGAACCCGACTGCGTCCTCATGGATGGCAACCCCTTGGGCGCCGTTCCTAACGAACGCGATGTGGTGAAGGGCGATGCCAAGATCGCCTGCATCGCCGCGGCGTCCATCATGGCCAAGGTCACGCGTGACGAGATGATGGTCGAGTACGACGCCGAGTACCCCGAGTACCATCTGGCCGAGTCGAAGGGCTATGCAAGCCCCGAGCATATCGAGGCCATTCGCAAACATGGACTTTGTCCGCTGCACCGCGTGAGCTTTTGCGGAAACTTTCTGCAGACTGAGCGCCTTTTCTAG
- the rplS gene encoding 50S ribosomal protein L19 — protein MDYIRAIERQQIREDIPQVRVADNVKVHYRIKEGDRERIQVFQGDVIRMAGAGARETFTVRKMSFGVGVERTFPLHSPKIAKLEVVRHGRVRRAKLYYLRDKVGKAARIPEKR, from the coding sequence ATGGATTACATCCGCGCAATCGAGCGTCAGCAGATCCGCGAGGACATTCCTCAGGTTCGCGTCGCCGACAACGTCAAGGTTCACTACCGCATTAAGGAAGGCGACCGCGAGCGCATCCAGGTCTTCCAGGGCGACGTCATCCGCATGGCCGGCGCCGGTGCCCGCGAGACCTTCACCGTCCGCAAGATGTCCTTCGGTGTCGGTGTTGAGCGTACCTTCCCGCTTCACAGCCCCAAGATCGCCAAGCTCGAGGTCGTTCGTCATGGTCGCGTCCGTCGCGCCAAGCTGTACTACCTCCGCGACAAGGTGGGCAAGGCTGCTCGCATCCCCGAGAAGCGCTAA
- the ppdK gene encoding pyruvate, phosphate dikinase, which produces MSDCKRVYRFGTDAQGTRVTEGDKSMNFVLGGKGANLAEMSRIGLPVPGGFTITCQTCVEYSGAGNVWPEGALDEIVAAEADLEARCGKKLGDASDPLLVSVRSGAPFSMPGMMDTVLNLGLNDDSVQGLIAQTQNPRFAWDSYRRFIQMFSNVVMGVDADLFENALTQARLVAGVRVDSELSAEDLQELVETFKGIFSENVDAALYPELEVADGKPVFPHDPELQLRLAIQAVFGSWMNERACIYRKQHGISDDLGTAVNVQAMAFGNKGETSATGVAFTRNPADGTKEFYGDFLVNAQGEDVVAGIRNTEPIADLKTTPGLESAGEELERVFLTLEDHYRDMCDIEFTIEQGKLWMLQTRVGKRTATAALRIAIEMVEEGLITREEAVSRIDPAQLDQLLHPQFDASKKYEALASGLNASPGAAVGEVVFSSDDAVARANEGHKVILVRWETNPDDLKGMVAAEGILTSHGGKTSHAAVIARGMGTPCVCGVERFHIDAAEKVVRIEGSERVLHEGDVISIDGTQGIVVDGAVDLASAELTGDLDTILSWADEIRLDETCGHANHVRVNADNPEDAELALEFGAEAIGLCRTEHMFLGDRKNIIQSFILSDDETVKQQALADLLKVQTEDFLAMFKTMSGRDVVVRLLDPPLHEFLDDPRELEVAITKKEAAGANEEELAALRTRLRRIDGMVESNPMLGLRGVRLSVVFSDLPLMQVRAVATAAARLIKEGVDPRPEIMVPLVSITAEHVQIREVIERVIAEVSDEEGVELNIPVGTMLELPRACMVADEIAHYADFFCFGTNDLTQTTFGFSRDDAEAKFIPLYMHKKILKDNPFETIDTAVLELVRMAVEKGRATNPDMHFGVCGEHGGDPKSIKGLFNVADVDYVSCSPYRVPLARLAAAQAKLEAKRSA; this is translated from the coding sequence GTGAGCGATTGCAAGAGGGTTTACCGTTTTGGAACCGACGCCCAGGGCACCCGTGTCACTGAGGGCGACAAGTCCATGAACTTCGTGCTTGGCGGCAAGGGCGCAAACCTTGCCGAGATGAGCCGTATCGGCCTGCCGGTTCCCGGTGGCTTTACCATTACCTGCCAGACCTGTGTCGAGTACTCCGGTGCCGGCAACGTGTGGCCCGAGGGCGCACTCGATGAGATCGTTGCTGCCGAGGCAGACCTCGAGGCCCGTTGCGGCAAAAAGCTCGGCGACGCCTCCGATCCGCTGCTCGTGTCGGTTCGCTCGGGCGCTCCGTTCTCCATGCCCGGTATGATGGACACGGTCCTCAACTTGGGTCTCAACGACGACTCCGTTCAGGGTCTCATTGCCCAGACGCAAAACCCGCGTTTTGCCTGGGATAGCTACCGCCGCTTTATCCAGATGTTCTCAAACGTCGTCATGGGTGTCGATGCCGACCTGTTCGAGAACGCCCTGACCCAGGCCCGCCTGGTCGCCGGCGTTCGCGTCGACTCCGAGCTTTCGGCCGAGGACCTGCAGGAACTCGTCGAGACCTTTAAGGGCATCTTCTCCGAGAACGTCGATGCCGCCCTGTATCCCGAGCTCGAGGTCGCTGACGGCAAGCCCGTCTTCCCGCACGACCCGGAGCTTCAGCTACGCCTTGCCATCCAGGCCGTCTTTGGCAGCTGGATGAACGAGCGTGCCTGCATCTACCGCAAGCAGCATGGCATTTCCGACGACCTCGGCACCGCCGTCAACGTGCAGGCCATGGCCTTTGGCAACAAGGGCGAGACCTCTGCGACCGGCGTCGCCTTTACGCGCAACCCGGCCGACGGCACCAAGGAGTTCTACGGCGATTTTCTGGTTAACGCCCAGGGCGAGGACGTCGTCGCCGGCATCCGCAACACCGAGCCCATTGCCGACCTCAAGACCACCCCGGGCCTCGAGTCCGCAGGTGAGGAGCTCGAGCGCGTGTTCCTGACGCTCGAGGATCATTATCGCGATATGTGCGATATCGAGTTCACCATCGAGCAGGGCAAGCTCTGGATGCTCCAGACCCGCGTGGGCAAGCGCACCGCCACCGCCGCCCTGCGCATCGCTATCGAAATGGTCGAGGAGGGCCTGATCACCCGCGAGGAGGCCGTGAGCCGCATCGATCCCGCGCAGCTCGACCAACTCCTGCACCCGCAGTTTGACGCCTCCAAGAAGTACGAGGCGCTGGCCAGCGGTCTGAACGCCAGCCCCGGTGCCGCCGTGGGCGAGGTCGTGTTCTCGAGCGATGACGCCGTCGCGCGCGCCAACGAGGGCCACAAGGTCATTCTGGTTCGTTGGGAGACCAACCCCGACGACCTGAAGGGCATGGTCGCCGCCGAGGGCATCCTGACCAGCCACGGTGGCAAGACGAGCCATGCCGCCGTTATCGCCCGCGGCATGGGTACGCCCTGCGTCTGCGGCGTTGAGCGCTTCCATATTGACGCCGCCGAGAAGGTCGTGCGCATCGAGGGCAGCGAACGCGTACTGCACGAGGGCGATGTCATCTCCATCGACGGCACCCAGGGCATCGTCGTCGACGGCGCCGTCGACCTGGCCTCCGCCGAGCTTACCGGCGACCTGGACACCATCCTGTCCTGGGCCGACGAGATTCGCCTGGACGAGACCTGTGGCCATGCCAACCATGTGCGCGTCAACGCCGACAATCCCGAGGATGCCGAGCTCGCCCTCGAGTTTGGCGCCGAGGCTATTGGCCTGTGCCGCACCGAGCACATGTTCCTGGGCGATCGCAAGAACATCATCCAGAGCTTTATCCTGTCTGACGATGAGACCGTGAAGCAGCAGGCCCTGGCCGACCTGCTCAAGGTTCAGACCGAGGACTTCCTGGCGATGTTCAAGACCATGTCCGGTCGCGATGTGGTCGTCCGCCTGCTCGATCCGCCGCTTCATGAGTTCCTGGATGATCCTCGCGAGCTCGAGGTCGCCATCACCAAGAAGGAAGCCGCTGGCGCCAACGAGGAAGAGCTTGCCGCCCTGCGCACCCGTCTGCGTCGTATTGACGGTATGGTCGAGTCCAACCCGATGCTCGGCCTGCGCGGTGTGCGCCTGTCCGTCGTCTTTAGCGATCTGCCGCTCATGCAGGTTCGCGCCGTCGCTACGGCTGCTGCCCGTCTTATCAAGGAAGGCGTCGATCCGCGCCCTGAGATCATGGTTCCGCTCGTTTCCATCACGGCCGAGCATGTCCAGATCCGCGAGGTTATCGAGCGCGTAATCGCCGAGGTTTCCGACGAAGAGGGCGTCGAGCTCAATATTCCCGTGGGCACGATGCTCGAGCTGCCGCGCGCCTGCATGGTCGCTGACGAGATCGCCCATTATGCAGACTTCTTCTGTTTTGGCACCAACGACCTCACCCAGACGACCTTCGGTTTCTCGCGTGACGACGCCGAGGCTAAGTTCATCCCGCTGTACATGCATAAGAAGATCCTGAAGGACAATCCCTTCGAGACCATCGATACCGCGGTGCTCGAGCTGGTGCGCATGGCCGTCGAGAAGGGCCGCGCCACCAACCCCGACATGCACTTTGGCGTGTGCGGCGAGCACGGCGGCGACCCCAAATCCATTAAGGGCCTGTTCAACGTGGCCGACGTGGACTACGTGTCCTGCTCGCCCTACCGCGTGCCCCTCGCACGCCTGGCTGCCGCCCAGGCCAAGCTCGAGGCGAAGCGCTCCGCGTAA